One genomic segment of Manis javanica isolate MJ-LG chromosome 7, MJ_LKY, whole genome shotgun sequence includes these proteins:
- the BBIP1 gene encoding BBSome-interacting protein 1, with product MAEIKSMFREVLPKQGQVSVEDITTMVLCKPKLLPLKSLTLEKLEKMQQAAQDTIHQQEMAEKKQQQITQ from the exons ATGGCGGAAATCAAGTCAATGTTCCGGGAAGTTCTTCCTAAACAAG ggCAGGTGTCTGTGGAAGATATAACCACAATGGTGCTATGTAAACCCAAACTTTTACCCTTAAAATCTCTGACTCTGGAAAAACTGGAGAAGATGCAGCAAGCAGCCCAGGATACAATTCACCAACAAGAAATGGCAGAGAAGAAACAACAGCAAATAACTCAGTGA